A single genomic interval of Gouania willdenowi chromosome 22, fGouWil2.1, whole genome shotgun sequence harbors:
- the LOC114456407 gene encoding girdin-like encodes MKRSKEDGNITEPEQQHKRRKINLLTTVPYVERDTDESGGKKKNSDSAKHDFCMDNNNLALSAELTEAKNQNVLLSAELMKAKSQNNMLWAELMEAKNQNNLLIAAFMGSNDPNNMLFTELGETVDQNIVLSADLLEAENQNEMLCAEIMESKNLEIMLAAELEEAENQNNILSAELMESQNLIETLCAKPLELENQNHTLSEELMEYKKMYDTLSAELMESKSQNHTLSAELIESNNQNHTLSAELMESKSQNHTLSAELIESNNQNHTLSAELMEYKKMYDMLPPEPLESENQNHMLSEELMEYKKMYDTLSAELMESKSQNHTLSAELIESNNQNHTLSAELMEYKKVYDTLSAELMEYKKVYDMLPPEPLESENQNHMLSEELMEYKKMYDTLSAELMESKSQNHTLSAELIESNNQNHTLSAELMEYKKVYDTLSAELMEYKKVYDTLSAELWSLRAKTTGCLQNL; translated from the exons ATGAAGAGATCAAAAGAGGATGGAAATATTACAGAGCcagaacaacaacacaaacgGCGTAAGATTAATCTGCTGACGACTGTCCCATATGTAGAGAGAGATACAGATGAGagtggaggaaaaaagaaaaacagtgacTCTGCAAAGCACGATTTCTGTATGGACAACAACAACTTAGCTCTTTCTGCAGAACTTACGGAGGCTAAGAACCAGAACGTCTTACTGTCTGCAGAACTTATGAAGGCTAAAAGCCAAAACAACATGCTGTGGGCAGAACTTATGGAGGCTAAGAACCAAAACAACTTGCTGATTGCAGCATTTATGGGATCCAATGACCCAAACAACATGCTGTTCACAGAACTTGGTGAGACAGTGGACCAGAACATTGTGCTGTCTGCAGACCTTCTGGAGGCTGAGAACCAGAATGAGATGCTCTGTGCAGAAATAATGGAGTCTAAGAACCTGGAAATCATGCTGGCTGCAGAACTTGAGGAG GCTGAGAACCAGAACAACATATTGTCTGCAGAACTTATGGAGTCTCAGAACCTGATTGAAACTCTGTGTGCAAAACCATTAGAGCTGGAGAACCAAAACCACACGCTGTCTGAAGAACTTATGGAGTATAAGAAGATGTATGACACGCTGTCTGCAGAACTTATGGAGTCTAAGAGCCAAAACCACACGCTGTCTGCAGAACTTATAGAGTCGAACAACCAAAACCACACGCTGTCTGCAGAACTTATGGAGTCCAAGAGCCAAAACCACACGCTGTCTGCAGAACTTATAGAGTCGAACAACCAAAACCACACGCTCTCTGCAGAACTTATGGAGTATAAGAAGATGTATGACATGCTGCCTCCAGAACCTTTGGAGTCAGAGAACCAAAACCACATGCTGTCTGAAGAACTTATGGAGTATAAGAAGATGTATGACACGCTGTCTGCAGAACTTATGGAGTCTAAGAGCCAAAACCACACGCTGTCTGCAGAACTTATAGAGTCAAACAACCAAAATCACACGCTCTCTGCAGAACTTATGGAGTATAAGAAGGTGTATGACACGCTGTCTGCAGAACTTATGGAGTATAAGAAGGTGTATGACATGCTGCCTCCAGAACCTTTGGAGTCAGAGAACCAAAACCACATGCTGTCTGAAGAACTTATGGAGTATAAGAAGATGTATGACACGCTGTCTGCAGAACTTATGGAGTCTAAGAGCCAAAACCACACGCTGTCTGCAGAACTTATAGAGTCAAACAACCAAAATCACACGCTCTCTGCAGAACTTATGGAGTATAAGAAGGTGTATGACACGCTGTCTGCAGAACTTATGGAGTATAAGAAGGTGTATGACACGCTGTCTGCAGAATTATGGAGTCTAAGGGCCAAAACCACTGGCTGTCTGCAGAACTTATAG